A DNA window from Hordeum vulgare subsp. vulgare chromosome 1H, MorexV3_pseudomolecules_assembly, whole genome shotgun sequence contains the following coding sequences:
- the LOC123413265 gene encoding peroxidase 1-like, with amino-acid sequence MRILPAAPEDSPPHAGVGTLGRYICPGLLIQEQQQQLKLPLINQPSSFSCIAKGRGEKMGSRAVIVALLLAAVAATCARAQLHEKFYSESCPSVEDVVRKEMVRALSLAPSLAGPLLRMHFHDCFVRGCDGSVLLDSANKTAEKDALPNQTLRGFGFVDRVKAAVEKACPDTVSCADVLALIARDAVWLSKGPFWAVPLGRRDGSVSISNETDALPPPTANITVLTQLFDAVNLDAKDLVVLSAAHTIGTSHCFSFSDRLYNFTGMENASDIDPTLEPHYMMKLKSKCASLNDNTTLVEMDPGSFKTFDLDYFKLVSKRRGLFHSDGALLTHPVTRAYVQRHATGAFKEEFFADFAASMVKMGNANPLTGSQGEIRKKCSVPNH; translated from the exons ATGAGAATTTTACCTGCTGCTCCGGAAGACAGCCCACCACATGCAGGTGTTGGAACACTCGGGCGCTATATATGTCCCGGGCTGCTAAtccaggagcagcagcagcagcttaaGCTTCCCCTGATTAATCAGCCATCGTCGTTTTCTTGCATAGCCAAGGGGAGAGGCGAGAAGATGGGTTCGAGGGCTGTGATTGTGGCGCTGCTGCTCGCGGCGGTGGCGGCAACCTGCGCGCGGGCGCAGCTGCACGAGAAGTTCTACAGCGAGTCGTGCCCCAGCGTTGAGGACGTggtgaggaaggagatggtgaGGGCGCTGTCACTGGCGCCCAGCCTCGCCGGACCGCTCCTCCGGATGCACTTCCACGACTGCTTCGTCAGG GGGTGCGACGGGTCGGTGCTGCTGGACTCGGCAAACAAGACGGCGGAGAAGGACGCGCTGCCAAACCAGACGCTCCGTGGCTTCGGCTTCGTCGACAGGGTGAAGGCCGCGGTGGAGAAGGCCTGCCCCGACACCGTCTCCTGCGCCGACGTGCTCGCCCTCATTGCCAGGGATGCAGTCTGGCTG AGCAAGGGTCCATTCTGGGCAGTTCCTCTCGGCCGGCGAGACGGGAGCGTGTCCATCTCCAACGAGACCGACGCTCTGCCACCTCCCACCGCCAACATCACCGTGCTCACCCAACTCTTCGACGCGGTGAACCTTGACGCCAAGGACCTCGTCGTCCTCTCAG CCGCGCACACCATCGGGACGTCGcactgcttctccttctccgacCGGCTTTACAACTTCACCGGCATGGAAAACGCCAGCGACATCGACCCCACGCTGGAGCCGCACTACATGATGAAGCTCAAGAGCAAGTGCGCCAGCCTCAACGACAACACCACCCTCGTGGAGATGGACCCTGGGAGCTTCAAGACCTTCGATCTCGACTACTTCAAGCTCGTGAGCAAGCGGAGGGGCCTCTTCCATTCTGACGGTGCCCTCCTCACCCACCCCGTCACCCGCGCCTACGTCCAGCGCCACGCCACGGGCGCCTTCAAGGAGGAGTTCTTCGCCGACTTCGCCGCCTCCATGGTCAAGATGGGCAACGCCAACCCGCTCACCGGCAGCCAGGGCGAGATCAGGAAGAAGTGCAGCGTGCCCAATCATTAA